TCCACTTTCCAGGTCGGGAAGTAACATTCGGTGGGGTAAACCAGGCCGGTCCAGGAGGGGCGGTCATAGTTGTACATTGAGACCACCGCATTGGCAGCTTTCACTGCCGGCAGGGCGCGAATCTCTTCCAGCGCACCCTCCCAGGTTTCGCCCCAGGTCAGACGACGGTCGATAGAGACGGCGCAACTGTCCGCTACGGCGCAGCGGCTGGGTGACGTGAAGAAGATTTCAGAAACGGTTAAGGTTCCTTTCCCGAGGAAGTCGTCCCAGGCCAGATTCTGTGACAATTCCTGTAACTCGTTGAGGATTGGGCCCATTTTGAAGATGGCGTTATCACCGCGTTCCGGGGCGGAACCGTGGCAACTCACCCCCTGTACGTCAATGCGTATCTCCATGCGTCCGCGCTGGCCACGATAGACCTGGCAGTCGGTTGGTTCGGTGCTAACGACGAATTCCGGGCGGATACCGGATTGTTCAATGATGTACTGCCAGCACAGGCCGTCGCAGTCTTCTTCCTGTACCGTGCCGGTGACCAGCAGCGTGTACTCATCTTCCAGACCGAGATCTTTAATGATCTTCCCGGCGTAAACCATTGACGCCATACCGCCTTCCTGGTCTGACGTGCCGCGTCCGCCGATCAGTTCGTCGGTCTCCATCCCTTCATAGGGATCAAAATTCCAGTTCTTGATGTTGCCGATACCGACTGTATCGATATGCGCGTCCATCGCGACAAGGCGCGGACCATGACCGATGTATCCCAGAATGTTGCCCATCGGGTCAATCTCGACTTTATCAAAGCCGACTTTCTCCATTTCTTGCTTGATACGATGAATGACGCGTTTTTCATCGCAACTCTCGCTGGGAATGGCGACCATATCGCGCAGGAAACGCGTCATGTCCTCTTTGTAGTCGTTTGCTTTTTCAAGAATCAGTTTAAAGGGAATGTGCTTAGCCATGACTTTTCTCCAGTGTTCGCTCCCGAATCTCCTGGGGAGCGTTGTCCAATAGGGGGGGATTACAGTGCGACCGGATGTTTGCCTTCCCAGACCACTTCGCGGTAGTGCTTCACATCGGTATCGCCTTCGGTACTGATGACCAGCACAACGGCGTCTTTATCTAACGCCAGTTTGTTCATTAAGGCCTGACGCTGTGGGTGGTGATGGACGGCTGCCAGAATGCCTAATCCTACGGCCCCGGACTCACCGGAGATCACGCGTGGGTCGCTGCCAAAGGGATTGCCCAGCACGCGCATGCCCAGTGCGGCGACGCTGTCCTGGCAGGAGATAAACTGTGTGGCGCAGTTGCGCAGAATTTCCCAACCAAGCGGGTTAGGTTCGCCACAGGCCAGACCGGCCATGATGGTTGCCATATCCCCACCGACGTTGACAATGTCACCTTTCACGCCGGAACGATAAATACAGTCCGCTTTGTCCGGTTCGACGATGATGCTGTGCAGATTTTGTGGGCCATAGACGTCCACCAGATAGCCCAGCACGCCGCCCGCCATTGCGCCTACGCCGGCCTGTAACAGCACGTGAGTCGGCGTGACATCCATGGCGCGCATTTGCTCAACAGCCTCGTCGGCCAGCGTGGCGTATCCCTGCATAATCCAGGTAGGAATCTTGGTGTAGCCTTCCCAGGCGGTGTCCTGCACCACTTCCCAACCGTTCTGTTGGGCATGCTGCATCGTCAGGCGAACGGTATCGTCATAGTTCATATCGGTGACGATGCACTCTGCGCCGAGGTTGAGAATGGCGTCCACGCGCTCCTGGGCTGAGCCTTTCGGCATGTAAATCACCGCATTTTGTCCGAGCTGTTGTGCAGCCCAGGCAATACCGCGGCCGTGGTTGCCGTCGGTGGTGGTGGCGAACGTCATTTTTTCGCCGATGGCGTTTTTAAGCTGTTCGAAAGAGAGCGTCTCAATATCAAGATGATATTTCTCACACAGCAGGCAGGCGATGGCCCAGGCTCCGCCGAGCATCTTGAACGCGTTGAGTCCAAAGCGTTTTGATTCATCTTTGACGAGGATTTTTTTCACGCCAAACAGGCTGGCAAGGTCATCCAGCGCACAGAGCGGCGTTGGGTGGTAGCCAGCGATCTTTTGATGGAACTGGCGAGCCACTTTGGCCTGTTTTTGCGAAAAAAGGGGCGATGTCTCACCGTTGTAAAAGCGGTTATCGACAATATCGATCTTCAATGAGAAAACGGACATATCCTATCCTTTTGGCCTCCGGAAAGGAGAGCCGACCGGCAGGTCGGCTCAGGGGTTATTTCACGCGTGGTTGCGCTTCTTTCAACAGTTGTTCCAACAGCACGCCAGGTTTCGGATATTTGCGGGAGAGGATCATCGCGGCGATGATGTAGGGTTTCCAACTGGCTTCTTTGTAAGTCGCGATGCGGTATTTTTCGAAGACGGCGTCGGTAACTTCGCCTTCTTTGCAGGAGACGCCGCTAATATCCGCAGGCAGGCAGTGCATATACAGCGCTTCGCCGTTGCGGGTGAGTTGCATCATTTCTTCAGTGCAGTGCCAGTTTTTATGCTTCGCGTTCTGTTCAAGGCACTGTCTTTCCAGCTCTTTCAGGGCCGCGTGGTCATTGGCGCGCAGAAGTTCGGTGCGCTCTTCCATCACTTTGTAAGGTGCCCATGACTTCGGATAGACGATGTCGGCATCTTTGAAGGCTTCTTCCATGCTGGTGACCTGACGGAAACTGCCTCCGGACGCGTTCGCGTTGTTTTTTGCCACTTCAATCACGTCCGGGATCAGGTCATAGCCTTCCGGGTGCGCCAGGGTGACATCCATACCGAAGCGGGTCATCAGACCGATAATGCCCTGCGGCACGGAGAGAGGTTTGCCGTAACTGGGTGAGTAGGCCCAGGTCATGGCGATTTTTTTGCCTTTGAGGTTTTCCAGAGAGCCGAAATGTTCACGCAGCCAGGCCAGATCTGCCATCGCCTGTGTCGGGTGGTCGATGTCGCATTGCAGGTTAACTAACGCTGGACGCTGCGGGAGTACGCCCTGTTTATAGCCGTCATCAAGCGCGGCACCGACTTCACGCATATAGGCGTTGCCCGCGCCAAGATACATGTCGTCGCGAATACCAATGGCATCGGCGCAGAAGGAGATCATGTTGGCCGTTTCGCGGACGGTTTCGCCGTGCGCGATTTGTGATTTCCCTTCGTCCAGGTCCTGTTGAGCCAGGCCGAGCAGGTTAAGGGCGGAGGCATAGGAGAAGCGGGTACGGGTGGAGTTATCGCGGAATACAGAAATTCCTAATCCACTATTGAAGACTTTGGTCGCGATGTTTTCGGCACGCAGCATTTTCAGTGCGGCAGCGACGTCCAGGACTTGTTTCAGTTCATCCGGCGTCTGTTCCCATGTAAGCAAAAAATCCTTCTCGTGAAGGTGTGAGGTCAGCGAATTGATATCCTTTATCAGCTCATTAACAGTTTTCATTGTAAGATCCTGGTAGTGGAATGACGGCAAGGTGGCTTATCCGCGGTAATGACACGTGGCATCACCGATATACCAGGGACTAACAATAAGCGTGCCAAAATGAATCCGGTGGTGGCTAAACGGGAATTCATCCCGCAATATGCGGTTCCGATCACAGAATAAGGCTGTTTGTAATTAGCGATGAATATACGAAAACGTTTGGCTCAATAAATATCGAAATTTGTCAATGAACTTGCGGGCAGAATAATAGGGGTAAGGGAGGTAAATACCGTCAGTTTGATAAACTCACACCGTTAATTCTCATATTGATATGGAAATGTGATTTCTCTTGCATATTTTCATTATAAAATGATAAAGAGCCTGTGTTTTTATCAAAGCAAATTTCGTCTGAGTTAGTATCCTTATATTCTACGAACCATCAATGTCTTCAATGATCAATCATTTAAGTGATTTCGGAAGGTAAGACTATGGTGCTTGCAACAACGCAGTCCGTTTTGATGCAGATTCAACCTACAATTCAGCGTTTCGCCAGAATGCTTGCCAGCGTTTTGCAACTCGAAGTTGAGATCGTCGACGAAAACCTCTGTCGCGTCGCGGGAACCGGCGCTTACGGCAAATACCTCGGGCGCCCGTTGAGCGGCAACTCCAGATTGTTGCGCTATGTGCTGGAAAGTAAAAAAGAAAAGGTCGT
The DNA window shown above is from Citrobacter farmeri and carries:
- a CDS encoding YgeY family selenium metabolism-linked hydrolase yields the protein MAKHIPFKLILEKANDYKEDMTRFLRDMVAIPSESCDEKRVIHRIKQEMEKVGFDKVEIDPMGNILGYIGHGPRLVAMDAHIDTVGIGNIKNWNFDPYEGMETDELIGGRGTSDQEGGMASMVYAGKIIKDLGLEDEYTLLVTGTVQEEDCDGLCWQYIIEQSGIRPEFVVSTEPTDCQVYRGQRGRMEIRIDVQGVSCHGSAPERGDNAIFKMGPILNELQELSQNLAWDDFLGKGTLTVSEIFFTSPSRCAVADSCAVSIDRRLTWGETWEGALEEIRALPAVKAANAVVSMYNYDRPSWTGLVYPTECYFPTWKVEEDHFTVKALVNAYEGLFGKAPVVDKWTFSTNGVSIMGRHGIPVIGFGPGKEPEAHAPNEKTWKSHLVTCAAMYAAIPLSWLATK
- the dpaL gene encoding diaminopropionate ammonia-lyase, translated to MSVFSLKIDIVDNRFYNGETSPLFSQKQAKVARQFHQKIAGYHPTPLCALDDLASLFGVKKILVKDESKRFGLNAFKMLGGAWAIACLLCEKYHLDIETLSFEQLKNAIGEKMTFATTTDGNHGRGIAWAAQQLGQNAVIYMPKGSAQERVDAILNLGAECIVTDMNYDDTVRLTMQHAQQNGWEVVQDTAWEGYTKIPTWIMQGYATLADEAVEQMRAMDVTPTHVLLQAGVGAMAGGVLGYLVDVYGPQNLHSIIVEPDKADCIYRSGVKGDIVNVGGDMATIMAGLACGEPNPLGWEILRNCATQFISCQDSVAALGMRVLGNPFGSDPRVISGESGAVGLGILAAVHHHPQRQALMNKLALDKDAVVLVISTEGDTDVKHYREVVWEGKHPVAL
- the ygeW gene encoding knotted carbamoyltransferase YgeW, with protein sequence MKTVNELIKDINSLTSHLHEKDFLLTWEQTPDELKQVLDVAAALKMLRAENIATKVFNSGLGISVFRDNSTRTRFSYASALNLLGLAQQDLDEGKSQIAHGETVRETANMISFCADAIGIRDDMYLGAGNAYMREVGAALDDGYKQGVLPQRPALVNLQCDIDHPTQAMADLAWLREHFGSLENLKGKKIAMTWAYSPSYGKPLSVPQGIIGLMTRFGMDVTLAHPEGYDLIPDVIEVAKNNANASGGSFRQVTSMEEAFKDADIVYPKSWAPYKVMEERTELLRANDHAALKELERQCLEQNAKHKNWHCTEEMMQLTRNGEALYMHCLPADISGVSCKEGEVTDAVFEKYRIATYKEASWKPYIIAAMILSRKYPKPGVLLEQLLKEAQPRVK